A part of Lacibacter sp. H407 genomic DNA contains:
- the paaI gene encoding hydroxyphenylacetyl-CoA thioesterase PaaI: MSTDQTAENVVSHMMQHDLFSQWLGIEVIHIKEGYSKIKMTVRPEMINGFGIVHGGVAFSLGDSAFAFACNNRNNLSVALDTSINFIKPVHVGDVLTAEAKELHNGRSTGLYHIQIFNQKDHLVAQFKGTCYRTGKPLIS; encoded by the coding sequence ATGAGCACAGATCAAACTGCCGAAAATGTTGTTTCTCACATGATGCAACACGACCTGTTCAGCCAATGGCTGGGCATTGAAGTAATACACATTAAAGAAGGATACAGTAAAATAAAAATGACGGTACGTCCTGAAATGATCAACGGCTTTGGGATCGTACATGGAGGCGTTGCTTTTTCGTTGGGCGACAGCGCCTTTGCATTTGCCTGCAATAACCGGAATAATTTATCAGTAGCATTAGACACATCCATCAATTTTATTAAGCCCGTACATGTGGGTGATGTATTAACAGCTGAAGCAAAAGAATTGCACAACGGCCGATCAACAGGTTTGTATCATATTCAGATCTTTAACCAGAAAGATCATTTGGTAGCACAGTTTAAAGGAACCTGTTACCGCACAGGCAAGCCACTTATTTCATAA
- a CDS encoding acyltransferase: protein MIYSFKGFIPVVHETSFVHPQATVTGNVIIGKHCYIGPGAALRGDWGGIVLEDGCNVQENCTIHMFPGVTVLLKEGAHIGHGAVIHGATIGRNCLVGMNSVIMDNVQLGDECIVGALSFIKEGEVFEPRSLIVGNPAKKIKEVSDEMVGWKTKGTQLYQSLPNEMMEEWEACEPLRKIPADRPAQEKLYENWKKMKE from the coding sequence ATGATTTATTCCTTCAAAGGTTTTATACCGGTTGTACATGAAACTTCGTTTGTACATCCGCAGGCAACAGTAACCGGCAATGTAATTATTGGCAAGCATTGTTATATTGGACCCGGTGCTGCATTACGTGGCGATTGGGGTGGCATTGTTTTAGAAGATGGTTGCAACGTGCAGGAGAATTGTACCATTCATATGTTTCCCGGAGTTACGGTTTTGTTGAAGGAAGGAGCACATATTGGTCATGGTGCAGTCATACATGGTGCAACTATTGGCCGCAACTGTTTGGTTGGGATGAACAGCGTGATCATGGATAATGTTCAGTTGGGTGATGAATGTATTGTTGGCGCCCTGAGTTTTATTAAAGAGGGTGAAGTGTTTGAACCACGCAGTTTAATTGTTGGCAACCCTGCAAAAAAAATAAAAGAAGTGAGCGATGAAATGGTCGGTTGGAAAACAAAAGGAACACAACTCTATCAATCATTACCTAATGAAATGATGGAAGAATGGGAAGCTTGTGAACCGTTACGGAAAATTCCTGCCGACAGACCAGCACAGGAAAAATTATATGAGAACTGGAAGAAAATGAAAGAATAA
- the obgE gene encoding GTPase ObgE, producing the protein MEKNFIDYIRVFCRSGHGGAGIKHFMRNKLTAMGGPDGGDGGRGAHIILRGNSQLWTLLHLRYYKNVLADDGDPGGKNNMTGKDGKDIIIEVPLGTIARDEVTGEVKAEILEHGQQVILMKGGRGGLGNANFATPTNQAPEHAQPGEPGVEGWMQLELKVLADVGLVGFPNAGKSTLLSSITAAKPKIADYAFTTLTPQLGMVEYRDGKSFCIADLPGIIEGAAEGKGLGHRFLRHIERNAVLLFLIPADCNDHKKEFEILHNELEEYNPEMLQKEFIIAVSKSDMLDDELKEAIEKELPKNIPHVFISAVTGQGLVELKDILWQKLNA; encoded by the coding sequence ATGGAAAAGAATTTCATTGATTACATACGGGTATTTTGCCGCAGCGGACATGGTGGTGCAGGCATTAAGCATTTTATGCGCAATAAGTTAACTGCTATGGGCGGGCCCGATGGTGGCGATGGTGGCCGTGGTGCACACATCATTTTACGGGGTAATTCGCAACTGTGGACCCTGTTACACCTCCGCTATTACAAAAACGTATTAGCCGATGATGGCGATCCCGGCGGCAAAAACAATATGACCGGAAAGGATGGCAAAGACATTATTATTGAAGTACCGCTTGGTACCATTGCCCGTGATGAAGTAACCGGTGAAGTAAAGGCTGAAATTCTGGAACATGGTCAGCAGGTGATATTAATGAAAGGCGGACGTGGTGGTTTGGGCAATGCCAATTTTGCAACGCCTACCAACCAGGCACCTGAACATGCACAACCGGGTGAGCCGGGCGTGGAAGGTTGGATGCAATTAGAATTGAAAGTGTTGGCTGATGTTGGGTTGGTTGGATTTCCCAATGCGGGGAAATCAACGTTACTCTCATCGATCACTGCTGCTAAACCAAAAATTGCTGATTACGCATTTACTACGCTTACGCCACAACTGGGCATGGTGGAATACCGTGATGGAAAAAGTTTTTGCATTGCCGATCTGCCGGGAATTATTGAGGGGGCTGCTGAAGGCAAAGGGCTTGGTCATCGTTTCCTTAGACACATTGAACGGAATGCAGTATTGCTATTTTTAATTCCGGCCGATTGCAATGATCACAAAAAAGAATTCGAAATTCTGCACAATGAACTGGAAGAATATAACCCGGAAATGCTGCAGAAAGAATTCATCATTGCTGTAAGTAAAAGCGATATGCTGGATGATGAATTGAAAGAAGCCATTGAAAAAGAGTTGCCGAAAAATATTCCGCATGTATTTATTTCTGCTGTTACAGGGCAAGGGTTGGTGGAGCTGAAAGATATTCTGTGGCAGAAGTTGAATGCATAA
- a CDS encoding CPBP family intramembrane glutamic endopeptidase, translating to MKNLIALTATDLLQPASFKKYLAAFGIIAIACYLNYYADVSLWLKREPFHISLTWYSVLFAVFFAAGILIEAGTGFFRYKSVQLLLIAAPVLFALKVATPFYHLLPFAEGSPYQKIFQQPATWFGGLILFISSLLFLHRFTEKQNGLYGTVKTVSLQTYFLLVLMMVPLLIWASLQTDFSAVYPKAQIVAAQLGTQAKPWHYVLFETTYASDFISIELFFRGFLIITLGKIMGRQCLLPIALFYFSIHLGKPMMEAISSFFGGLILGAISYNSKSIWGGLLVHVSIALLMELFGFLF from the coding sequence TTGAAAAACCTGATTGCACTTACAGCAACAGACCTGTTGCAACCTGCATCCTTTAAAAAATATCTTGCTGCTTTTGGCATTATTGCCATTGCGTGTTACCTCAACTATTATGCTGATGTTTCGTTGTGGTTGAAAAGAGAACCGTTTCACATTTCATTGACCTGGTACAGTGTTCTGTTTGCTGTTTTTTTTGCGGCCGGTATTCTCATTGAAGCAGGAACCGGTTTTTTCAGATACAAAAGTGTACAACTACTGTTGATTGCAGCACCGGTATTGTTTGCACTGAAAGTAGCTACCCCATTTTATCATCTTCTGCCTTTTGCTGAAGGAAGCCCTTACCAAAAAATATTTCAGCAACCGGCTACCTGGTTCGGCGGACTTATTCTGTTCATCAGCTCATTGTTGTTTTTACATCGCTTTACAGAAAAACAAAACGGACTGTACGGCACAGTCAAAACAGTTTCATTGCAAACTTATTTTTTATTAGTGCTCATGATGGTTCCGTTGCTCATTTGGGCATCACTACAAACTGATTTTTCGGCCGTATATCCCAAAGCTCAAATTGTAGCTGCCCAATTAGGTACACAAGCAAAACCATGGCACTACGTATTATTTGAAACCACCTATGCTTCCGATTTCATCAGCATTGAATTATTCTTCCGTGGATTTCTAATTATTACACTTGGGAAAATTATGGGAAGGCAATGTCTACTGCCGATTGCACTCTTCTATTTTTCCATCCATTTAGGCAAACCAATGATGGAAGCGATCAGCAGTTTTTTTGGCGGATTGATACTCGGTGCTATTTCTTACAACAGCAAAAGCATCTGGGGCGGTTTATTGGTACATGTAAGTATTGCATTGCTGATGGAGTTATTCGGGTTCTTATTTTAA